From Mytilus edulis chromosome 8, xbMytEdul2.2, whole genome shotgun sequence, one genomic window encodes:
- the LOC139487066 gene encoding uncharacterized protein: protein MFLVLIPVLLFTRESYGIECVKCTDACLKGSSTPFVLQHFDSTHRHPECDKALIDKPDSGVTLQNCMDAPGHDQVNKCGRLIGTVNVSIQTQFVDVKDFPIHFLIRGCFIVEKTLRGGCYQDKQIIDQQRGVLSNFFKEIMSLQFGEVDAKLCVNQANNSRTWGTNVSNSNNLSTWGTNASKDYLLQDFLIRVCLSFIFFINKIIT from the exons atgtttttggttttgattcctGTTTTGTTATTCACAAGAGAAAGTTATg GAATAGAGTGTGTCAAATGTACAGACGCTTGTTTGAAGGGATCGTCTACCCCTTTTGTACTACAGCATTTTGATTCAACACACAGACATCCAGAATGTGACAAAGCACTAATAGATAAACCGGATTCAGGCGTAACATTGCAAAACTGTATGGATGCTCCAGGTCACGATCAAGTAAATAAGTGTGGAAGATTGATAGGAACAGTGAATGTGTCCATACAGACCCAATTTGTCGATGTAAAAG attttCCTATACATTTTCTGATCAGAGGATGTTTCATCGTAGAAAAGACATTAAGAGGAGGATGCTATCAAGACAAACAGATTATTGATCAACAGAGAGGTGTTTTGTCTAATTTCTTCAAAGAAATAATGTCTTTGCAATTTGGAGAAGTTGATGCAAAATTGTGTGTAAATCAAGCCAACAACTCAAGAACATGGGGCACTAATGTCTCAAATTCCAACAACTTAAGCACATGGGGCACTAATGCGTCTAAAGATTACTTATTGCAGGATTTCCTCATACGCGTGTGTCttagttttattttctttataaataaaattattacatgA